In the genome of Ignavibacteriales bacterium, one region contains:
- a CDS encoding DUF2269 family protein — translation MGYFIMKLLHVLFVILFMGNIIVSILWKIYADKTGNKQIIAFTLKSIIRNDRILTMPGVTGLIIFGFGAQGMGHIPITTGWILWPIIMIVISGAAFMAKVVPVQKKMLKLAESENFNQNEYSALSAEWMIWGLIATLTPLIAIIMMVLKVPQ, via the coding sequence TTGGGTTATTTTATTATGAAACTTCTTCATGTGTTATTTGTAATTCTTTTTATGGGTAACATCATTGTTTCAATACTTTGGAAGATTTACGCAGACAAGACAGGTAATAAGCAGATCATCGCTTTTACTCTGAAAAGTATTATAAGAAACGATCGCATACTTACAATGCCGGGTGTTACCGGTCTTATAATATTTGGTTTTGGTGCGCAGGGAATGGGACATATTCCTATCACAACAGGATGGATATTATGGCCCATTATAATGATAGTGATTTCCGGTGCTGCGTTTATGGCAAAAGTAGTTCCTGTGCAAAAGAAAATGCTGAAACTTGCCGAATCAGAAAACTTTAATCAGAATGAATACTCTGCTCTTTCTGCAGAATGGATGATCTGGGGATTGATAGCGACTCTAACACCTTTGATAGCGATTATAATGATGGTATTAAAAGTACCTCAATAG
- the msrA gene encoding peptide-methionine (S)-S-oxide reductase MsrA, translating into MMLIFFSVMPVIGFAGCEDGNNNITNKTAKANMENIQNMNLETATFGSGCFWCTEAIFERLKGVKLVESGYAGGKKANPTYEEVCSGETGHAEVCKIIFDPKEISYDELLEVFWQTHDPTTLNRQGADVGTQYRSVVFYHNENQKKLAEYYKNQLNQSGAWDNPVVTEISPLTNYYKAEKYHQDYFENNPTQGYCSFVIAPKVEKFEKVFKKKLK; encoded by the coding sequence ATGATGCTCATCTTTTTTTCTGTAATGCCTGTAATAGGTTTTGCAGGATGCGAAGATGGAAACAATAATATTACCAACAAGACGGCAAAGGCAAATATGGAAAACATTCAGAATATGAATCTGGAGACTGCTACATTTGGGTCAGGATGCTTCTGGTGCACGGAAGCAATCTTTGAAAGACTTAAGGGAGTTAAACTTGTTGAATCCGGGTATGCCGGCGGAAAAAAGGCAAACCCCACTTATGAAGAAGTTTGTTCAGGTGAAACAGGTCATGCTGAAGTTTGTAAAATAATTTTTGATCCGAAGGAAATCAGTTACGATGAACTTCTTGAAGTCTTCTGGCAGACACATGATCCGACAACATTAAATCGGCAGGGAGCTGATGTTGGTACTCAGTACAGGTCTGTGGTTTTCTATCACAACGAAAACCAGAAAAAGCTGGCGGAGTATTACAAGAATCAGTTAAATCAATCAGGAGCCTGGGATAATCCTGTAGTTACAGAAATATCACCTTTGACTAATTATTATAAAGCGGAGAAATATCACCAGGACTATTTTGAAAATAATCCTACGCAAGGATACTGTTCATTTGTAATAGCGCCTAAGGTTGAAAAATTTGAAAAGGTATTCAAAAAGAAATTGAAATAA
- a CDS encoding carbohydrate binding family 9 domain-containing protein: protein MKKVLLFTLALSYILAAAPNEDKVLRLKKTTNPIIVDGNVDAAWAMADSVEKFFQLQPYFKAQPTRRTVAKVLTTNESIYCIMICYDERDNIQNNTGLLDDFAGDIVSFMIDTFNDKKTAYKFAVNASGVRADSRMLDDARNRDYSWDGIWFADSKVYDWGFVVEMEIPYKSIQYQENLEYWGLDFDRWIPANSEDLYWCEYEQNEGQRISKFGKLVFEEFTPSVKGLNLEFYPVALSKAVYLNDGKYDIDGDAGLDVLYNPSSSLKFLLTANPDFAQIEADPYDFNISRYESFFDERRPFFTEGNEVFTASGRQRNTGFYRPLELFYSRRIGKLLPDGSEVPLLVGTKAFGRINDWEYGGFFALTGEQDYKDDDQNLTEPQAWFGSGRIKKQILDNSSVGILFVGKQTKDNTYGVVDIDGAFRTSEWQLSYQVARSIKNSDGDFAASAGLTSFSQTWLNLGRIRYIGDKFDINQVGYVPWIGTTQVTVLSGPIWRYDEGYISQILLYGGFSLYHEKVDAYMDRDAAFGYNMQFRDNWGFELNLSLGRSKDSDKEFTSYEASLSSWYNISPKWSGNLYGGYTRTYNFDRDYLAYYSWLGAYISWQAFSVFNVGTSYNMYTEFDPDGKIEDIAFNARPYFSLTPINDLNIRVYVDNVFIRSTDRMERIIAGFLFSYNFLPKSWIYFAINEAHDRSDEYDTANNLLPGRMHLSSRAAVLKIKYLYYF from the coding sequence ATGAAAAAAGTTTTACTATTCACATTAGCACTATCATACATACTCGCGGCGGCACCTAATGAAGATAAAGTTCTTAGACTAAAAAAAACAACTAACCCGATTATTGTCGATGGCAATGTTGATGCCGCATGGGCAATGGCGGATTCAGTAGAAAAATTTTTTCAGCTTCAGCCGTATTTTAAAGCGCAGCCGACAAGAAGAACCGTAGCAAAAGTTCTCACCACAAACGAATCAATCTATTGTATAATGATATGTTATGATGAAAGAGATAATATTCAGAACAATACCGGACTGCTTGATGATTTTGCAGGGGATATTGTTTCATTCATGATCGATACGTTTAACGATAAAAAAACAGCTTACAAATTTGCGGTGAACGCATCCGGAGTCAGAGCTGATTCACGAATGCTTGATGATGCACGTAACCGTGATTATAGCTGGGATGGTATATGGTTCGCCGATTCAAAAGTGTATGACTGGGGCTTTGTTGTTGAAATGGAAATTCCTTATAAGTCGATTCAGTACCAGGAAAATTTAGAATACTGGGGACTCGATTTTGACAGATGGATTCCTGCAAACTCCGAAGATCTTTACTGGTGTGAATATGAACAGAATGAAGGACAGAGAATTTCAAAGTTCGGAAAACTTGTGTTTGAAGAATTTACCCCTTCAGTTAAAGGACTGAATCTTGAGTTTTATCCTGTCGCATTGAGTAAAGCAGTATATCTCAATGACGGGAAATATGATATTGATGGCGATGCAGGGCTTGATGTTTTATATAATCCATCAAGCAGTTTAAAATTTTTATTGACTGCTAATCCCGACTTTGCACAGATAGAAGCTGATCCTTATGATTTTAACATTTCACGTTATGAATCCTTCTTTGATGAAAGAAGACCTTTCTTTACCGAAGGTAATGAAGTGTTCACTGCATCCGGCAGACAGAGGAATACCGGCTTTTACAGACCACTTGAATTATTTTATTCAAGAAGAATTGGAAAACTTTTACCTGATGGTTCTGAAGTTCCGCTGCTTGTGGGTACAAAAGCATTCGGAAGAATTAATGATTGGGAGTATGGCGGATTTTTTGCATTAACGGGTGAACAGGATTATAAAGATGATGATCAGAATTTAACTGAGCCGCAAGCATGGTTTGGTTCAGGAAGAATCAAGAAACAGATACTTGACAATTCTTCAGTAGGTATTCTCTTCGTTGGTAAGCAAACGAAAGATAACACATACGGAGTTGTAGATATTGACGGTGCTTTTCGTACTTCCGAATGGCAGTTATCATACCAGGTCGCAAGATCAATAAAAAACAGTGATGGTGATTTTGCAGCGTCCGCCGGACTAACATCATTTTCACAAACGTGGCTGAATCTTGGTCGGATAAGATACATAGGTGATAAGTTTGATATAAATCAGGTTGGCTATGTACCATGGATCGGAACAACCCAGGTCACTGTTCTATCAGGACCAATATGGCGCTATGATGAAGGATATATAAGCCAGATACTTTTATACGGCGGATTTTCTTTATACCATGAAAAAGTTGATGCATATATGGATCGCGACGCAGCGTTCGGTTACAACATGCAGTTCAGGGATAACTGGGGATTTGAATTAAATCTTTCACTCGGACGAAGCAAGGATTCTGACAAAGAGTTTACTTCCTATGAAGCAAGTTTAAGTTCCTGGTATAACATTTCACCCAAATGGAGCGGCAACCTTTACGGCGGTTATACAAGAACATATAATTTTGACCGCGACTATCTTGCATACTATTCATGGCTTGGCGCATACATTAGCTGGCAGGCGTTTTCTGTTTTTAATGTGGGAACTTCTTACAATATGTATACTGAATTTGATCCTGACGGGAAGATTGAGGACATAGCATTTAATGCACGTCCTTATTTTTCACTGACTCCAATTAATGATTTAAATATCAGGGTTTATGTTGATAATGTATTTATCCGCTCAACTGACAGAATGGAAAGAATAATCGCCGGATTTTTATTCTCATATAATTTTCTGCCTAAAAGCTGGATCTATTTTGCAATTAACGAAGCGCACGACAGAAGCGATGAATACGATACGGCTAACAATTTATTACCTGGCAGGATGCATCTTTCCAGCCGCGCCGCTGTTCTGAAAATAAAATACCTGTACTACTTCTGA
- a CDS encoding YdeI/OmpD-associated family protein, which translates to MSSAPLSKKLKIKPGEKILVLNSPEDYSEKLQPLPEGTYLTNKAAGKFSSIHAFVKSRSELNKELQRIKSLLNDNGMIWFCFPKKSSGIKTDIDRDTGWEAIEKTGLRFITLISIDDVWSAFGLRNEKEVPQYREKIISPEEKKYIDTEKKIVKTPPDLQSELQKNKKALEYFNSLAYSHKKEYVLWIIEAKKEETRIARIKKMIEKLNSGLKNPSDKK; encoded by the coding sequence ATGTCTTCTGCACCGCTTTCTAAAAAACTAAAAATAAAACCGGGCGAAAAAATTCTGGTACTTAATTCACCTGAAGATTATTCTGAAAAACTTCAACCTCTGCCAGAAGGAACGTATTTAACTAATAAAGCAGCAGGAAAATTTTCTTCAATTCATGCTTTTGTAAAAAGCAGATCAGAACTGAATAAAGAATTACAGAGAATAAAATCACTATTGAATGATAACGGGATGATCTGGTTTTGTTTTCCTAAAAAGTCTTCCGGTATAAAGACGGATATCGACAGAGATACCGGCTGGGAAGCGATTGAAAAAACGGGATTAAGGTTCATCACTCTTATTTCAATTGATGACGTGTGGAGTGCTTTCGGTTTAAGAAACGAAAAAGAAGTGCCGCAGTACAGAGAAAAAATAATTTCACCGGAAGAAAAAAAATATATCGACACAGAAAAAAAGATTGTTAAAACTCCGCCCGACCTTCAAAGTGAACTTCAGAAAAATAAAAAGGCTTTGGAATATTTTAACTCGTTAGCATACTCACATAAAAAAGAATACGTGTTGTGGATAATCGAAGCGAAGAAAGAAGAAACAAGAATCGCACGTATTAAGAAAATGATAGAGAAACTTAATTCCGGTTTAAAGAATCCTTCAGACAAAAAATAG
- a CDS encoding CoA-binding protein produces MKITSAMIDRFISKKNIAVAGVSKSGKGFGITLYNQLYEKGYNVYAINPSGGSVSGIKLYKNIAEVDHPVDAVVAVVQPMVTELLVGEAFDAGIKHFWMQTGSESDEAISFCEEKGMNVIHGYCLLMFLEPMGFFHKFHKTIMKWGHKLPA; encoded by the coding sequence ATGAAAATAACATCAGCAATGATCGATAGATTCATTTCTAAAAAAAACATAGCAGTTGCCGGAGTTTCCAAATCAGGTAAAGGATTTGGAATTACTCTATATAACCAGCTTTATGAAAAGGGTTATAATGTTTACGCGATCAATCCATCCGGCGGATCAGTAAGCGGAATAAAATTATATAAAAATATTGCGGAAGTTGATCATCCCGTTGACGCCGTTGTAGCAGTCGTTCAGCCGATGGTTACAGAACTGCTTGTAGGAGAAGCATTCGACGCCGGGATAAAACATTTCTGGATGCAGACAGGTTCAGAATCGGATGAAGCTATTAGCTTCTGTGAAGAAAAAGGAATGAACGTGATTCACGGATATTGTCTTTTAATGTTCCTTGAACCAATGGGGTTCTTCCACAAGTTTCATAAAACTATTATGAAGTGGGGACATAAACTTCCGGCATAA
- a CDS encoding SoxR reducing system RseC family protein: MYTEELFEEGTVIESGNGFAVINILDKEKCEECSAKVYCKPSSSEGRQLKVKDPLGAKPGDNVKVSIEGRKILSASFIIYGFPLILILAGIYFGFMLFESNRELFSTTLSILLIGFYAGIIFVIQKYKTVSLNTYPEIIFIKRGEHYENNISNDR, translated from the coding sequence ATGTATACGGAAGAATTATTCGAAGAAGGAACAGTTATAGAATCCGGCAATGGTTTCGCGGTAATTAATATTCTTGACAAGGAAAAATGCGAAGAATGTTCTGCAAAAGTTTATTGTAAACCATCTTCATCAGAAGGGCGGCAGCTAAAGGTTAAAGATCCGCTTGGAGCTAAACCCGGAGATAATGTAAAAGTATCAATTGAAGGAAGAAAAATTCTCTCAGCAAGTTTTATCATATATGGATTTCCCCTGATCCTTATTCTTGCCGGGATTTATTTTGGCTTTATGCTTTTTGAATCCAACCGCGAACTCTTTTCTACTACGTTGAGCATTCTTTTGATAGGATTCTATGCGGGAATTATTTTCGTAATTCAGAAATACAAAACAGTTTCACTAAACACTTATCCTGAAATTATTTTTATTAAAAGAGGAGAACACTATGAAAATAACATCAGCAATGATCGATAG
- a CDS encoding RnfABCDGE type electron transport complex subunit B, giving the protein MDFTLIIAISTMGGLGFIFAGALALADKKLRVEENPKIAEVNEVLPNANCGACGNAGCYDFAVKVVEGKAAANGCPVGGTDVVEEISRILGVESGDTVKLVARVLCRGGNNEAAVKEGASYNGPQGCTVQALVSGGDKLCLYGCLGGGECVDACQFGAMYMDENGLPVVVDELCTGCGLCAKACPRGIIEIHPSDRQLFVFCKNEDDPKTAKKVCVVSCIGCGICARKSDGGVVMENNLAIIDYTKLDLSKVPIEKCSTKAIDLLHPVKEHHEQNVSVN; this is encoded by the coding sequence ATGGATTTCACATTAATCATCGCAATATCAACAATGGGCGGACTCGGATTTATTTTCGCAGGCGCTCTCGCTCTTGCAGATAAAAAACTACGTGTTGAAGAAAATCCTAAAATCGCGGAAGTAAACGAAGTGCTGCCGAACGCAAACTGCGGCGCTTGCGGAAATGCAGGCTGTTATGATTTTGCAGTTAAAGTTGTTGAAGGTAAAGCTGCAGCAAATGGTTGTCCGGTTGGAGGCACTGATGTTGTAGAAGAAATATCAAGAATACTTGGTGTTGAATCCGGCGATACTGTAAAACTTGTTGCAAGAGTATTATGCCGCGGAGGTAACAATGAAGCAGCCGTAAAAGAAGGTGCATCATACAATGGTCCGCAGGGATGCACAGTCCAGGCACTTGTTTCCGGCGGTGATAAACTTTGTTTGTATGGATGTCTTGGCGGCGGTGAGTGTGTTGATGCATGTCAGTTCGGTGCAATGTACATGGATGAAAACGGCTTGCCGGTTGTTGTAGATGAATTGTGTACAGGATGCGGACTTTGTGCAAAAGCATGTCCGCGCGGAATTATTGAAATACATCCATCTGACAGACAGTTATTTGTATTCTGTAAAAATGAAGATGACCCGAAAACAGCAAAAAAGGTTTGTGTTGTTTCTTGTATAGGATGTGGTATCTGCGCACGTAAATCTGACGGCGGTGTTGTTATGGAGAATAACCTGGCAATAATTGATTACACAAAACTTGACTTAAGTAAAGTCCCGATTGAGAAATGCAGTACAAAAGCAATTGATCTTCTTCATCCTGTAAAAGAACATCATGAACAAAATGTATCTGTAAACTAA
- a CDS encoding FAD:protein FMN transferase: MKRIILYSSLFIVLFAIGFFFAKNNNENLLTKRTQLLMGTLVEIQVKGLNETEADKIITKAFDEIKRIDDLFSSHSDVGAITKINNSGETLFAPHPEIFEVMLYCDSLNKISKGAFDVSLGTLINEWDFGSSDHVLPSEKNISAAKSISGWKNIQINSNASFTKTKGVQLNFGAIAKGYAVDKAIELLKRNGISTALVNAGGEIRELGSDWVVGIQHPRSSTNLLGTLKLNGMAVATSGDYEQYFEINGKRYHHILDPTNGYPSEKCRSVTVIAQTDMEADALATAVFVLGKDEGLNLIERLENTEVMIVDSIGKIFYSTGFEKYLVN, encoded by the coding sequence TTGAAAAGAATAATTTTATATAGTTCTCTATTTATTGTGCTTTTTGCAATCGGATTTTTCTTTGCAAAAAACAATAATGAAAACCTGTTGACTAAACGGACTCAGCTTTTAATGGGCACGTTGGTTGAAATTCAGGTTAAAGGATTGAATGAAACAGAAGCTGATAAGATTATTACAAAAGCATTTGATGAGATAAAAAGAATCGATGACCTGTTTTCATCACACTCTGATGTTGGGGCAATAACAAAAATTAATAATTCAGGCGAAACACTTTTTGCGCCGCATCCGGAAATATTTGAAGTAATGTTGTACTGTGATTCGCTGAATAAAATCTCAAAAGGTGCCTTTGATGTTAGTCTCGGTACTCTTATAAATGAATGGGATTTCGGAAGTTCTGATCATGTGTTACCATCAGAAAAAAATATATCGGCTGCAAAAAGTATATCGGGATGGAAAAATATTCAGATAAATTCTAATGCTTCATTCACAAAAACAAAAGGCGTTCAATTAAACTTTGGTGCAATTGCAAAAGGGTATGCTGTGGATAAAGCAATCGAACTATTAAAACGTAACGGAATAAGCACCGCTCTTGTAAATGCCGGCGGTGAGATACGTGAGTTAGGCAGTGATTGGGTTGTAGGCATTCAGCATCCGCGAAGTTCAACAAACTTACTTGGTACATTAAAGTTGAACGGAATGGCTGTGGCAACATCCGGGGACTATGAACAGTATTTTGAAATTAATGGTAAACGGTATCATCATATTCTTGATCCAACAAACGGCTATCCGTCAGAGAAATGCAGAAGCGTAACTGTGATAGCTCAAACAGATATGGAAGCAGACGCGCTCGCAACAGCAGTGTTTGTTCTTGGTAAAGATGAGGGGTTGAATTTAATAGAGAGATTAGAAAACACAGAAGTAATGATAGTTGATAGCATAGGAAAGATTTTTTATTCAACCGGTTTTGAAAAGTATTTAGTGAATTAA
- a CDS encoding NusG domain II-containing protein translates to MISRRNFFKIAGLSTVAFGAGITAGKLSNNTKSTYYSIHGFIPADEQILSKIISSFRNKIKSNSEPVLMADSKFNAIINKIDLSSRKEIFSDKGIVTYRIKRLEDEIDSDLIFSDSNNSVFSIDDLNFTLFNLRNEIKNLKAEYLFTAEYKESDFFSSLMNSGKKELLIENEKGLLDRISLEKNYKNISVDGLIGKTGLTLRDGIVRVHSSSCKNGICKHSIAAAEGDVIACAPNKLLVRVVTA, encoded by the coding sequence ATGATTTCAAGAAGAAACTTTTTCAAGATAGCTGGCTTATCAACCGTAGCTTTTGGCGCAGGTATTACTGCCGGTAAGCTGAGTAATAATACTAAGTCAACTTATTATTCAATTCACGGATTTATTCCTGCTGATGAACAGATATTGTCAAAAATCATTTCATCATTCAGAAATAAAATTAAGAGTAACTCAGAGCCGGTTTTGATGGCTGATTCAAAATTTAATGCGATAATAAATAAGATTGACTTATCATCAAGAAAAGAAATTTTTTCTGACAAAGGAATTGTTACTTACAGAATTAAAAGATTAGAAGATGAAATTGATTCCGACCTTATATTCAGCGACTCAAACAACTCCGTCTTTTCAATTGATGATTTGAACTTCACGTTGTTTAACCTGAGAAATGAAATTAAAAACCTGAAAGCAGAATATTTATTTACTGCTGAGTATAAAGAATCAGATTTCTTTTCATCCTTGATGAACTCAGGCAAAAAAGAATTGCTGATAGAAAATGAAAAAGGGTTGCTTGATAGAATTTCATTAGAAAAGAATTACAAAAATATTTCGGTTGATGGTTTAATTGGAAAAACCGGGTTAACCCTTCGTGATGGTATTGTTCGTGTTCATTCATCATCATGCAAAAACGGAATATGTAAACACTCAATTGCTGCGGCAGAAGGTGATGTTATAGCATGCGCGCCGAATAAATTATTAGTAAGAGTTGTAACTGCATAG
- the rsxA gene encoding electron transport complex subunit RsxA, whose product MELLIIFISAALVNNFVLAYFLGICPFIGVSNKSSSAISMGLATTFVMVLTAIVSWLLYNLVLVPYKLEFLQIPSFILVIAALVQFVEMVIKKVSQPLYRALGIFLPLITTNCAILGLALLASMKEYDFLQSVVFGVGAGAGFTLALVIMAGIREELDLADVPKAFQGAPITLIVAGILALAFMGFAGMI is encoded by the coding sequence ATGGAATTATTAATCATTTTTATTTCAGCGGCGTTAGTAAACAATTTTGTACTTGCATACTTTCTCGGTATCTGCCCGTTCATCGGAGTTTCAAATAAAAGTTCTTCTGCTATATCGATGGGACTGGCAACTACATTTGTAATGGTACTGACAGCAATAGTAAGCTGGCTATTGTACAACCTTGTACTTGTTCCTTATAAACTTGAGTTTCTGCAAATACCATCATTCATACTTGTTATTGCTGCGCTGGTTCAGTTTGTAGAGATGGTAATTAAGAAAGTATCACAGCCTTTGTACAGGGCACTCGGAATTTTTCTTCCGCTTATAACAACTAACTGTGCAATACTCGGACTCGCATTGCTCGCATCAATGAAAGAATATGATTTCCTTCAGAGTGTTGTGTTTGGTGTTGGTGCAGGCGCAGGGTTTACTTTAGCTCTTGTTATCATGGCTGGCATAAGAGAAGAACTCGATCTTGCAGATGTACCAAAAGCATTTCAGGGTGCGCCGATTACTTTAATTGTTGCAGGCATACTTGCATTAGCTTTTATGGGCTTTGCAGGAATGATTTGA
- a CDS encoding electron transport complex subunit E has protein sequence MKKQVTLLKEFTKGLWDINPTFKQILGMCPTLAVTVSAINGIAMALATTFVLVFSSLLISLVRKLIPNQVRIAAYIVIIATFVTIVDLVMKAQFQELSKALGPFIPLIVVNCIILGRAEAFASKNSPLRSVLDALGNGAGFLISLFVLGGIREIIGSRTLLGYQVLPNAFEPWLIMILPAGAFLTLGLMMGFANVYIERKKNLERESLLAQYKRSGKEDITDEVLKEAGI, from the coding sequence ATGAAAAAACAGGTAACGCTCCTTAAAGAATTTACAAAAGGGTTGTGGGATATAAATCCAACATTCAAACAGATACTTGGTATGTGTCCTACACTTGCCGTCACTGTATCCGCAATTAATGGAATTGCGATGGCGCTCGCTACTACTTTTGTGCTGGTGTTTTCCAGTCTTCTTATTTCGCTTGTAAGAAAATTAATTCCCAACCAGGTGCGCATAGCGGCGTACATCGTAATCATTGCAACATTCGTAACTATTGTTGACCTTGTAATGAAAGCGCAGTTCCAGGAATTAAGTAAAGCACTTGGTCCGTTCATTCCGTTGATCGTTGTTAACTGTATAATTCTCGGAAGAGCAGAAGCTTTTGCTTCAAAAAATAGTCCTTTAAGATCAGTGCTTGACGCACTTGGCAACGGCGCAGGTTTTTTGATTTCACTTTTTGTTCTTGGAGGAATTAGAGAGATCATCGGTTCAAGAACATTACTTGGCTACCAGGTTTTACCAAACGCATTTGAACCATGGTTAATAATGATTTTACCTGCTGGTGCTTTTCTTACACTCGGACTGATGATGGGCTTTGCAAATGTTTATATAGAGAGAAAGAAAAATCTTGAACGTGAATCTCTTCTTGCTCAATACAAACGTTCTGGCAAAGAAGATATTACTGATGAAGTATTGAAGGAAGCAGGTATTTAA
- a CDS encoding FMN-binding protein, giving the protein MKEVIRIVATLTVIGVIAGGSLSLVNNWAAPKIAVNQKAETERAIFLVHPDGKKYEAVQTKELEAYKVFDEQNNFSGYSLVYSGNGFQGKIKLMIGLSSTLDKVTSIEVLEQSETPGLGTKILEPPYKDQYNGLTPVPVIKLVKGVEPSAPNEVQSITGATISSRAVVTIVNEGISKLKSFETKGAAK; this is encoded by the coding sequence ATGAAAGAAGTAATTCGCATCGTTGCTACGCTTACAGTTATCGGAGTTATTGCGGGCGGTTCATTGTCGCTTGTAAACAACTGGGCAGCGCCTAAAATCGCTGTCAATCAAAAAGCTGAAACCGAACGCGCAATATTCCTTGTTCATCCCGATGGAAAAAAATATGAAGCTGTTCAAACAAAAGAATTAGAAGCATACAAAGTTTTTGATGAACAAAATAATTTCTCAGGGTATTCACTTGTTTATTCAGGAAATGGTTTCCAGGGAAAAATAAAACTGATGATAGGGCTTTCATCAACACTTGATAAGGTAACATCTATCGAAGTTCTTGAACAATCTGAAACACCGGGACTCGGCACAAAAATCCTTGAACCCCCTTACAAAGATCAATATAACGGACTAACTCCTGTTCCGGTAATAAAGCTTGTTAAAGGTGTTGAACCTTCTGCTCCAAATGAAGTACAGTCCATAACGGGTGCAACAATTTCATCAAGAGCGGTTGTTACAATTGTTAATGAAGGAATCTCAAAGTTGAAATCATTTGAAACGAAAGGAGCTGCAAAATGA
- a CDS encoding RnfABCDGE type electron transport complex subunit D, which yields METATITETKKSVQFDLTTSPHLHSKWTTQKVMWYVVAALVPSVAAALIFFGWQQIFIMITAVVFSVGTESAIQSIRKKQITWFDGSAALTGLLLSLTLPPNFSISATAIGSVVAIGLGKQIFGGLGYNIFNPALVGRAFLQAAFPVQITTWTKPNFAVDAVTSATPLAAFKFDKIFTETIPMAVGNIGGSLGETSAIAVLAGGIFLIAVGIVNWRIPVSMIIGMIVFGGIFWLIDPHNPSPVFHIFAGSFLFGAMFMATDWVTSPITGKGMWIFGLGISLVLVVIRIYGGLPEGVMYSILFMNGFVPLINRYTRPVIFGVEKGAKK from the coding sequence ATGGAAACAGCTACAATTACAGAAACAAAAAAATCAGTTCAGTTTGATCTCACAACGTCACCGCATTTACACTCTAAGTGGACGACACAAAAAGTTATGTGGTATGTTGTCGCAGCGTTAGTTCCTTCGGTTGCTGCTGCACTTATTTTTTTCGGATGGCAGCAGATTTTTATTATGATCACAGCAGTAGTGTTCTCTGTTGGAACTGAATCAGCTATTCAATCAATAAGAAAAAAACAAATAACATGGTTTGATGGAAGTGCAGCCCTAACAGGTTTATTGCTTTCACTTACGCTTCCTCCGAATTTTTCTATCTCCGCAACTGCAATCGGTTCTGTTGTAGCGATAGGACTTGGCAAACAAATTTTCGGCGGACTTGGTTACAACATTTTTAATCCCGCATTAGTAGGAAGAGCTTTTCTGCAAGCTGCTTTTCCAGTACAGATAACAACATGGACAAAACCAAATTTTGCTGTTGATGCGGTAACAAGCGCCACACCATTAGCGGCATTCAAATTCGATAAAATATTTACAGAAACAATTCCAATGGCGGTCGGTAATATCGGTGGTTCACTTGGAGAAACTTCCGCTATTGCTGTACTTGCCGGCGGTATCTTTTTAATAGCAGTTGGTATAGTTAACTGGCGTATTCCAGTTTCAATGATAATCGGAATGATCGTCTTTGGAGGAATATTCTGGCTTATTGATCCGCATAACCCTTCACCTGTTTTTCACATTTTTGCGGGAAGCTTTTTATTCGGCGCAATGTTCATGGCAACTGACTGGGTTACTTCTCCAATTACAGGAAAAGGAATGTGGATTTTCGGTTTGGGAATTTCTCTTGTTCTTGTTGTTATAAGAATTTACGGCGGACTTCCCGAAGGTGTTATGTATTCAATTTTATTTATGAACGGTTTCGTTCCTTTGATAAACAGATATACAAGACCTGTAATATTCGGCGTTGAGAAGGGAGCGAAGAAATGA